The Branchiostoma floridae strain S238N-H82 chromosome 10, Bfl_VNyyK, whole genome shotgun sequence genome has a segment encoding these proteins:
- the LOC118424790 gene encoding uncharacterized protein LOC118424790 isoform X1 — MMLRTRALLWGVLLVFTVSAATNGFFTRIPGNVTVLRGGVAEFPWSFDDTGVNSFQWLKLPQTLIGGLNLWQNEEGSPFIHVYERRAQRLDDYAYGFSLSDVSEADAGGYRITAYLISGTEFNIATLTVKYPPTETTASAPATTVNEGFRLQLSCTTRSNPPSTFQWTKDSTALNNPTAQENTVHDSTTSTSTVIIPRVSREDNGRYQCEASNGLSPDENAFIDIIVQYAPSNTVATVKEANITEGGRVELSCHAEGLPRPTYTWYKISDTYELPSDSSTDPTRGTLIIFPARLEDSGVYLCRASNGVGEPGSSRVNVTIIEALSPVPPPTMLTGTRNDNWFDSPLIVPIVVTVTTSCVLIIVGALIYHRRRKRSIKQRKCDRILSLSNNHHRERLEYLCPDMSVLRVSDATELDKMADPALQEFWDCLVRMDVDPVLMFLREKRSLTVDVTAGVRAAPCVVERLLEILCVLKGDQASRVLSDALRHSDQTHLADLLDGKVLPDAKCVTIATTTETSIGITFKPAYKNLQHFGDVDKYLVTLGLATPEPKVIARRHIHASDPLQAEFSGLEQGTSYNVTVISERGDVRSAGVTVTITTIGGYEEPSMLLQRFTGEERSKIHHVLIYKDTITLLEPLGNGNFGEVRHGVYKKGNKWMECAAKTLYDTAAPGEMVSLLQEGLRMIKFNHDNVLELTGICVHGNQAMIVLPYMKHGDLRKYLINKQTLPLLENLRLCLDIARGMAYLSDNDIVHRDLAARNCMLDENLRVKVADFGLCRDVHEKGYYRIQSWETGQHPCPPPQVKLPYKWMAPESHATYIFDTKTDIWSYGIVLWEIFAAGQTPYPGMPGVSIVHHLKEGYRMDRPNRCPIMLYNSIMKQCWLTSPLERPNFKEVLRKIEQIHTSFKHRSDFENHDVQVHSLA, encoded by the exons ATGATGCTTCGAACAAGAGCACTTCTGTGGGGCGTTCTCTTAGTCTTTACCGTGTCAG CTGCAACGAATGGTTTCTTCACCCGGATCCCAGGGAATGTGACAGTTTTAAGAGGAGGTGTCGCAGAATTCCCGTGGTCTTTCGACGATACCGGAGTCAACTCATTCCAATGGCTGAAACTACCACAGACATTAATTGGTGGCTTGAATCTGTGGCAAAACGAAGAGGGTTCCCCGTTCATACACGTGTATGAAAGACGGGCACAACGCCTGGACGACTACGCGTACGGATTTTCACTGTCGGATGTGTCAGAGGCAGATGCCGGGGGTTATCGAATCACTGCTTACCTGATAAGCGGGACCGAATTTAACATCGCTACACTAACGGTTAAAT ATCCTCCAACAGAAACTACCGCCAGTGCGCCCGCAACCACCGTTAATGAAGGATTTCGGCTTCAGCTTTCCTGCACCACTCGCAGCAACCCGCCATCTACGTTCCAATGGACCAAAGATAGCACAGCTCTCAACAATCCAACAGCACAGGAGAACACAGTCCACGACAGTACTACTAGCACTAGTACTGTGATCATACCCAGAGTGAGCCGTGAAGACAACGGTCGGTACCAATGTGAGGCGTCCAATGGCCTGTCACCAGACGAAAACGCCTTCATCGACATTATAGTCCAAT ATGCGCCATCAAACACGGTAGCTACCGTAAAGGAAGCCAACATCACGGAAGGAGGAAGAGTTGAGCTATCCTGCCATGCTGAAGGTCTACCTCGCCCTACCTACACTTGGTACAAAATCTCGGACACATATGAGCTGCCGTCAGACAGTTCTACGGACCCTACAAGGGGAACACTGATCATCTTTCCTGCAAGGCTGGAGGACTCTGGGGTCTATCTGTGTAGAGCCAGCAATGGCGTGGGGGAGCCAGGGTCCTCTAGGGTCAACGTCACGATCATTG AGGCGCTGAGCCCTGTACCTCCACCAACAATGCTCACAGGGACCAGAAACGACAATTGGTTCGACAGTCCATTAATTGTACCGATAGTCGTCACAGTAACCACGTCTTGCGTCTTGATCATTGTCGGTGCCCTCATCTACCATCGGCGGCGGAAAAGATCTATCAAACAGCGAAAATGTGACCGTATTTTATCGTTATCCAATAATCATCACAGAGAGAGACTGGAATACCTGTGTCCAGACATGAGCGTCCTAC GCGTTTCCGACGCGACCGAACTGGACAAAATGGCGGATCCAGCTCTGCAGGAATTCTGGGATTGTTTAGTGAGAATGGACGTGGATCCTGTCCTAATGTTTCTGAGGGAAAAACGG AGTCTGACTGTTGATGTGACAGCCGGAGTCCGGGCGGCCCCCTGTGTGGTAGAGAGGCTGTTGGAAATTCTCTGCGTGCTGAAAGGTGACCAGGCGTCCCGTGTCCTCAGCGACGCCTTGCGACACTCAGATCAAACGCATCTTGCTGATCTCTTGGACGGAAAAG TTTTACCGGATGCGAAGTGCGTAACCATAGCAACCACCACAGAGACATCGATCGGTATCACTTTCAAACCTGCGTACAAGAACCTCCAACACTTTGGTGACGTGGACAAGTACCTGGTCACTTTGGGACTGGCCACTCCCGAGCCCAAG GTTATTGCCAGAAGACATATCCACGCATCTGACCCGCTCCAAGCCGAGTTCAGCGGACTGGAGCAGGGAACGTCATACAACGTCACCGTCATCAGTGAACGTGGTGACGTCAGGAGCGCCGGCGTTACTGTCACCATAACAACGA TCGGTGGGTACGAGGAGCCCAGCATGCTGCTCCAAAGATTCACCGGCGAGGAAAGATCTAAAATTCACCACGTGCTAATTTACAAGGACACAATCACCCTGCTTGAGCCTCTGGGAAACG GAAACTTTGGAGAGGTTCGACATGGCGTCTACAAAAAGGGCAATAAATGGATGGAATGTGCTGCGAAGACCCTGTATG ACACCGCCGCGCCAGGGGAGATGGTGTCCCTCCTCCAGGAAGGACTGCGCATGATCAAGTTTAACCATGACAACGTGCTGGAGCTGACCGGCATCTGCGTCCATGGCAACCAGGCCATGATCGTCCTCCCCTACATGAAGCACGGAGATCTGCGGAAATATCTCAtcaacaaacag acattGCCCTTGTTGGAGAATCTTCGCCTGTGCCTTGACATCGCTCGTGGCATGGCGTATCTGTCTGATAACGATATCGTACATCGTGATCTGGCAGCGAGAAACTGCAT GTTGGACGAAAACTTGCGGGTGAAAGTTGCAGACTTCGGTCTTTGCAGAGACGTCCACGAAAAGGGTTACTACAGAATACAAAGCTGGGAG ACCGGACAACacccttgcccccctccccaggtcaAGTTACCGTACAAGTGGATGGCGCCGGAAAGCCACGCCACCTACATCTTTGATACCAAGACTGACATA TGGTCGTATGGGATTGTACTATGGGAGATATTCGCTGCTGGACAGACACCGTACCCCGGTATGCCTGGGGTGTCCATTGTACATCACCTGAAGGAAGGATACCGCATGGACCGGCCCAACAGATGCCCCATCATGCT GTACAACAGCATTATGAAGCAATGTTGGCTGACTAGTCCCTTAGAACGGCCGAACTTCAAGGAAGTCCTGAGAAAGATCGAACAGATCCACACTTCTTTCAAACACCGCTCAGACTTCGAAAATCACGATGTTCAGGTACACAGCCTTGCCTAG
- the LOC118424790 gene encoding uncharacterized protein LOC118424790 isoform X3, giving the protein MMLRTRALLWGVLLVFTVSAATNGFFTRIPGNVTVLRGGVAEFPWSFDDTGVNSFQWLKLPQTLIGGLNLWQNEEGSPFIHVYERRAQRLDDYAYGFSLSDVSEADAGGYRITAYLISGTEFNIATLTVKYPPTETTASAPATTVNEGFRLQLSCTTRSNPPSTFQWTKDSTALNNPTAQENTVHDSTTSTSTVIIPRVSREDNGRYQCEASNGLSPDENAFIDIIVQYAPSNTVATVKEANITEGGRVELSCHAEGLPRPTYTWYKISDTYELPSDSSTDPTRGTLIIFPARLEDSGVYLCRASNGVGEPGSSRVNVTIIEALSPVPPPTMLTGTRNDNWFDSPLIVPIVVTVTTSCVLIIVGALIYHRRRKRSIKQRKCDRILSLSNNHHRERLEYLCPDMSVLRVSDATELDKMADPALQEFWDCLVRMDVDPVLMFLREKRSLTVDVTAGVRAAPCVVERLLEILCVLKGDQASRVLSDALRHSDQTHLADLLDGKVLPDAKCVTIATTTETSIGITFKPAYKNLQHFGDVDKYLVTLGLATPEPKVIARRHIHASDPLQAEFSGLEQGTSYNVTVISERGDVRSAGVTVTITTIGGYEEPSMLLQRFTGEERSKIHHVLIYKDTITLLEPLGNGNFGEVRHGVYKKGNKWMECAAKTLYDTAAPGEMVSLLQEGLRMIKFNHDNVLELTGICVHGNQAMIVLPYMKHGDLRKYLINKQTLPLLENLRLCLDIARGMAYLSDNDIVHRDLAARNCMLDENLRVKVADFGLCRDVHEKGYYRIQSWEVKLPYKWMAPESHATYIFDTKTDIWSYGIVLWEIFAAGQTPYPGMPGVSIVHHLKEGYRMDRPNRCPIMLYNSIMKQCWLTSPLERPNFKEVLRKIEQIHTSFKHRSDFENHDVQVHSLA; this is encoded by the exons ATGATGCTTCGAACAAGAGCACTTCTGTGGGGCGTTCTCTTAGTCTTTACCGTGTCAG CTGCAACGAATGGTTTCTTCACCCGGATCCCAGGGAATGTGACAGTTTTAAGAGGAGGTGTCGCAGAATTCCCGTGGTCTTTCGACGATACCGGAGTCAACTCATTCCAATGGCTGAAACTACCACAGACATTAATTGGTGGCTTGAATCTGTGGCAAAACGAAGAGGGTTCCCCGTTCATACACGTGTATGAAAGACGGGCACAACGCCTGGACGACTACGCGTACGGATTTTCACTGTCGGATGTGTCAGAGGCAGATGCCGGGGGTTATCGAATCACTGCTTACCTGATAAGCGGGACCGAATTTAACATCGCTACACTAACGGTTAAAT ATCCTCCAACAGAAACTACCGCCAGTGCGCCCGCAACCACCGTTAATGAAGGATTTCGGCTTCAGCTTTCCTGCACCACTCGCAGCAACCCGCCATCTACGTTCCAATGGACCAAAGATAGCACAGCTCTCAACAATCCAACAGCACAGGAGAACACAGTCCACGACAGTACTACTAGCACTAGTACTGTGATCATACCCAGAGTGAGCCGTGAAGACAACGGTCGGTACCAATGTGAGGCGTCCAATGGCCTGTCACCAGACGAAAACGCCTTCATCGACATTATAGTCCAAT ATGCGCCATCAAACACGGTAGCTACCGTAAAGGAAGCCAACATCACGGAAGGAGGAAGAGTTGAGCTATCCTGCCATGCTGAAGGTCTACCTCGCCCTACCTACACTTGGTACAAAATCTCGGACACATATGAGCTGCCGTCAGACAGTTCTACGGACCCTACAAGGGGAACACTGATCATCTTTCCTGCAAGGCTGGAGGACTCTGGGGTCTATCTGTGTAGAGCCAGCAATGGCGTGGGGGAGCCAGGGTCCTCTAGGGTCAACGTCACGATCATTG AGGCGCTGAGCCCTGTACCTCCACCAACAATGCTCACAGGGACCAGAAACGACAATTGGTTCGACAGTCCATTAATTGTACCGATAGTCGTCACAGTAACCACGTCTTGCGTCTTGATCATTGTCGGTGCCCTCATCTACCATCGGCGGCGGAAAAGATCTATCAAACAGCGAAAATGTGACCGTATTTTATCGTTATCCAATAATCATCACAGAGAGAGACTGGAATACCTGTGTCCAGACATGAGCGTCCTAC GCGTTTCCGACGCGACCGAACTGGACAAAATGGCGGATCCAGCTCTGCAGGAATTCTGGGATTGTTTAGTGAGAATGGACGTGGATCCTGTCCTAATGTTTCTGAGGGAAAAACGG AGTCTGACTGTTGATGTGACAGCCGGAGTCCGGGCGGCCCCCTGTGTGGTAGAGAGGCTGTTGGAAATTCTCTGCGTGCTGAAAGGTGACCAGGCGTCCCGTGTCCTCAGCGACGCCTTGCGACACTCAGATCAAACGCATCTTGCTGATCTCTTGGACGGAAAAG TTTTACCGGATGCGAAGTGCGTAACCATAGCAACCACCACAGAGACATCGATCGGTATCACTTTCAAACCTGCGTACAAGAACCTCCAACACTTTGGTGACGTGGACAAGTACCTGGTCACTTTGGGACTGGCCACTCCCGAGCCCAAG GTTATTGCCAGAAGACATATCCACGCATCTGACCCGCTCCAAGCCGAGTTCAGCGGACTGGAGCAGGGAACGTCATACAACGTCACCGTCATCAGTGAACGTGGTGACGTCAGGAGCGCCGGCGTTACTGTCACCATAACAACGA TCGGTGGGTACGAGGAGCCCAGCATGCTGCTCCAAAGATTCACCGGCGAGGAAAGATCTAAAATTCACCACGTGCTAATTTACAAGGACACAATCACCCTGCTTGAGCCTCTGGGAAACG GAAACTTTGGAGAGGTTCGACATGGCGTCTACAAAAAGGGCAATAAATGGATGGAATGTGCTGCGAAGACCCTGTATG ACACCGCCGCGCCAGGGGAGATGGTGTCCCTCCTCCAGGAAGGACTGCGCATGATCAAGTTTAACCATGACAACGTGCTGGAGCTGACCGGCATCTGCGTCCATGGCAACCAGGCCATGATCGTCCTCCCCTACATGAAGCACGGAGATCTGCGGAAATATCTCAtcaacaaacag acattGCCCTTGTTGGAGAATCTTCGCCTGTGCCTTGACATCGCTCGTGGCATGGCGTATCTGTCTGATAACGATATCGTACATCGTGATCTGGCAGCGAGAAACTGCAT GTTGGACGAAAACTTGCGGGTGAAAGTTGCAGACTTCGGTCTTTGCAGAGACGTCCACGAAAAGGGTTACTACAGAATACAAAGCTGGGAG gtcaAGTTACCGTACAAGTGGATGGCGCCGGAAAGCCACGCCACCTACATCTTTGATACCAAGACTGACATA TGGTCGTATGGGATTGTACTATGGGAGATATTCGCTGCTGGACAGACACCGTACCCCGGTATGCCTGGGGTGTCCATTGTACATCACCTGAAGGAAGGATACCGCATGGACCGGCCCAACAGATGCCCCATCATGCT GTACAACAGCATTATGAAGCAATGTTGGCTGACTAGTCCCTTAGAACGGCCGAACTTCAAGGAAGTCCTGAGAAAGATCGAACAGATCCACACTTCTTTCAAACACCGCTCAGACTTCGAAAATCACGATGTTCAGGTACACAGCCTTGCCTAG
- the LOC118424790 gene encoding uncharacterized protein LOC118424790 isoform X2, producing MMLRTRALLWGVLLVFTVSAATNGFFTRIPGNVTVLRGGVAEFPWSFDDTGVNSFQWLKLPQTLIGGLNLWQNEEGSPFIHVYERRAQRLDDYAYGFSLSDVSEADAGGYRITAYLISGTEFNIATLTVKYPPTETTASAPATTVNEGFRLQLSCTTRSNPPSTFQWTKDSTALNNPTAQENTVHDSTTSTSTVIIPRVSREDNGRYQCEASNGLSPDENAFIDIIVQYAPSNTVATVKEANITEGGRVELSCHAEGLPRPTYTWYKISDTYELPSDSSTDPTRGTLIIFPARLEDSGVYLCRASNGVGEPGSSRVNVTIIEALSPVPPPTMLTGTRNDNWFDSPLIVPIVVTVTTSCVLIIVGALIYHRRRKRSIKQRKCDRILSLSNNHHRERLEYLCPDMSVLRVSDATELDKMADPALQEFWDCLVRMDVDPVLMFLREKRSLTVDVTAGVRAAPCVVERLLEILCVLKGDQASRVLSDALRHSDQTHLADLLDGKVLPDAKCVTIATTTETSIGITFKPAYKNLQHFGDVDKYLVTLGLATPEPKVIARRHIHASDPLQAEFSGLEQGTSYNVTVISERGDVRSAGVTVTITTIGGYEEPSMLLQRFTGEERSKIHHVLIYKDTITLLEPLGNGNFGEVRHGVYKKGNKWMECAAKTLYDTAAPGEMVSLLQEGLRMIKFNHDNVLELTGICVHGNQAMIVLPYMKHGDLRKYLINKQTLPLLENLRLCLDIARGMAYLSDNDIVHRDLAARNCMLDENLRVKVADFGLCRDVHEKGYYRIQSWEVHVKLPYKWMAPESHATYIFDTKTDIWSYGIVLWEIFAAGQTPYPGMPGVSIVHHLKEGYRMDRPNRCPIMLYNSIMKQCWLTSPLERPNFKEVLRKIEQIHTSFKHRSDFENHDVQVHSLA from the exons ATGATGCTTCGAACAAGAGCACTTCTGTGGGGCGTTCTCTTAGTCTTTACCGTGTCAG CTGCAACGAATGGTTTCTTCACCCGGATCCCAGGGAATGTGACAGTTTTAAGAGGAGGTGTCGCAGAATTCCCGTGGTCTTTCGACGATACCGGAGTCAACTCATTCCAATGGCTGAAACTACCACAGACATTAATTGGTGGCTTGAATCTGTGGCAAAACGAAGAGGGTTCCCCGTTCATACACGTGTATGAAAGACGGGCACAACGCCTGGACGACTACGCGTACGGATTTTCACTGTCGGATGTGTCAGAGGCAGATGCCGGGGGTTATCGAATCACTGCTTACCTGATAAGCGGGACCGAATTTAACATCGCTACACTAACGGTTAAAT ATCCTCCAACAGAAACTACCGCCAGTGCGCCCGCAACCACCGTTAATGAAGGATTTCGGCTTCAGCTTTCCTGCACCACTCGCAGCAACCCGCCATCTACGTTCCAATGGACCAAAGATAGCACAGCTCTCAACAATCCAACAGCACAGGAGAACACAGTCCACGACAGTACTACTAGCACTAGTACTGTGATCATACCCAGAGTGAGCCGTGAAGACAACGGTCGGTACCAATGTGAGGCGTCCAATGGCCTGTCACCAGACGAAAACGCCTTCATCGACATTATAGTCCAAT ATGCGCCATCAAACACGGTAGCTACCGTAAAGGAAGCCAACATCACGGAAGGAGGAAGAGTTGAGCTATCCTGCCATGCTGAAGGTCTACCTCGCCCTACCTACACTTGGTACAAAATCTCGGACACATATGAGCTGCCGTCAGACAGTTCTACGGACCCTACAAGGGGAACACTGATCATCTTTCCTGCAAGGCTGGAGGACTCTGGGGTCTATCTGTGTAGAGCCAGCAATGGCGTGGGGGAGCCAGGGTCCTCTAGGGTCAACGTCACGATCATTG AGGCGCTGAGCCCTGTACCTCCACCAACAATGCTCACAGGGACCAGAAACGACAATTGGTTCGACAGTCCATTAATTGTACCGATAGTCGTCACAGTAACCACGTCTTGCGTCTTGATCATTGTCGGTGCCCTCATCTACCATCGGCGGCGGAAAAGATCTATCAAACAGCGAAAATGTGACCGTATTTTATCGTTATCCAATAATCATCACAGAGAGAGACTGGAATACCTGTGTCCAGACATGAGCGTCCTAC GCGTTTCCGACGCGACCGAACTGGACAAAATGGCGGATCCAGCTCTGCAGGAATTCTGGGATTGTTTAGTGAGAATGGACGTGGATCCTGTCCTAATGTTTCTGAGGGAAAAACGG AGTCTGACTGTTGATGTGACAGCCGGAGTCCGGGCGGCCCCCTGTGTGGTAGAGAGGCTGTTGGAAATTCTCTGCGTGCTGAAAGGTGACCAGGCGTCCCGTGTCCTCAGCGACGCCTTGCGACACTCAGATCAAACGCATCTTGCTGATCTCTTGGACGGAAAAG TTTTACCGGATGCGAAGTGCGTAACCATAGCAACCACCACAGAGACATCGATCGGTATCACTTTCAAACCTGCGTACAAGAACCTCCAACACTTTGGTGACGTGGACAAGTACCTGGTCACTTTGGGACTGGCCACTCCCGAGCCCAAG GTTATTGCCAGAAGACATATCCACGCATCTGACCCGCTCCAAGCCGAGTTCAGCGGACTGGAGCAGGGAACGTCATACAACGTCACCGTCATCAGTGAACGTGGTGACGTCAGGAGCGCCGGCGTTACTGTCACCATAACAACGA TCGGTGGGTACGAGGAGCCCAGCATGCTGCTCCAAAGATTCACCGGCGAGGAAAGATCTAAAATTCACCACGTGCTAATTTACAAGGACACAATCACCCTGCTTGAGCCTCTGGGAAACG GAAACTTTGGAGAGGTTCGACATGGCGTCTACAAAAAGGGCAATAAATGGATGGAATGTGCTGCGAAGACCCTGTATG ACACCGCCGCGCCAGGGGAGATGGTGTCCCTCCTCCAGGAAGGACTGCGCATGATCAAGTTTAACCATGACAACGTGCTGGAGCTGACCGGCATCTGCGTCCATGGCAACCAGGCCATGATCGTCCTCCCCTACATGAAGCACGGAGATCTGCGGAAATATCTCAtcaacaaacag acattGCCCTTGTTGGAGAATCTTCGCCTGTGCCTTGACATCGCTCGTGGCATGGCGTATCTGTCTGATAACGATATCGTACATCGTGATCTGGCAGCGAGAAACTGCAT GTTGGACGAAAACTTGCGGGTGAAAGTTGCAGACTTCGGTCTTTGCAGAGACGTCCACGAAAAGGGTTACTACAGAATACAAAGCTGGGAGGTACAT gtcaAGTTACCGTACAAGTGGATGGCGCCGGAAAGCCACGCCACCTACATCTTTGATACCAAGACTGACATA TGGTCGTATGGGATTGTACTATGGGAGATATTCGCTGCTGGACAGACACCGTACCCCGGTATGCCTGGGGTGTCCATTGTACATCACCTGAAGGAAGGATACCGCATGGACCGGCCCAACAGATGCCCCATCATGCT GTACAACAGCATTATGAAGCAATGTTGGCTGACTAGTCCCTTAGAACGGCCGAACTTCAAGGAAGTCCTGAGAAAGATCGAACAGATCCACACTTCTTTCAAACACCGCTCAGACTTCGAAAATCACGATGTTCAGGTACACAGCCTTGCCTAG